In Corynebacterium afermentans subsp. afermentans, a genomic segment contains:
- a CDS encoding MinD/ParA family ATP-binding protein: MTTYFEPSIDADAAFELTPPAGLDQSNLVDPVKAPPKQGWRKLVHSVTRGRINPGGSRQELEQQQLFDAIRAPLRGDYRIAVMSLKGGVGKTTTTVALGGVFAQTRGDRVIAIDANPDLGTLAQRAATAPPATIRDLLQAPGTERYPQVRSYTNQASSRLEVIGSERDPAVSEAFSEDDYRCAIDILQHHYNVILTDCGTGLMHSAMAGVLDLANALVLVTSPALDGAQSASATLDWLNLHGYDQLAANAVVVISAGAPGKPTIDIAKVADHFASRTRAVHTIPYDRHLAEGAVVDLERIAPATLKAYQHLAATVAADFGSWHRHAAH; the protein is encoded by the coding sequence ATGACTACCTATTTCGAGCCGTCCATCGACGCCGACGCTGCCTTTGAGCTCACCCCGCCGGCGGGCCTGGACCAGTCCAACCTCGTGGACCCGGTAAAGGCGCCGCCCAAGCAGGGCTGGCGCAAACTCGTCCACTCCGTCACGCGCGGCCGCATCAACCCGGGCGGCTCCCGGCAAGAACTGGAGCAGCAGCAGCTTTTCGACGCCATCCGGGCACCCCTGCGCGGCGACTACCGCATCGCGGTGATGAGCCTGAAAGGCGGGGTGGGCAAAACCACCACCACGGTCGCGCTCGGCGGCGTGTTCGCCCAGACCCGCGGCGACCGCGTCATCGCCATCGACGCCAACCCGGACCTAGGCACCCTGGCCCAGCGCGCCGCCACCGCGCCGCCGGCGACCATCCGCGACCTGCTGCAGGCGCCGGGCACGGAACGCTACCCGCAGGTGCGCTCCTACACTAACCAGGCATCCTCGCGCCTGGAGGTCATCGGCTCTGAGCGCGACCCGGCCGTTAGCGAGGCGTTTTCTGAGGACGACTACCGCTGCGCCATCGACATCCTGCAGCACCACTACAACGTCATCCTCACCGACTGCGGCACGGGACTGATGCACTCCGCGATGGCTGGCGTGCTCGACCTGGCCAACGCGCTGGTGCTGGTGACTTCGCCGGCGCTGGACGGCGCCCAGTCGGCGTCGGCCACCCTGGACTGGCTCAACCTGCACGGCTACGACCAGCTTGCTGCCAACGCCGTGGTGGTCATCTCTGCTGGCGCGCCGGGCAAACCGACCATCGATATCGCCAAGGTCGCCGACCACTTCGCCTCCCGCACCCGCGCGGTGCACACCATCCCGTACGACCGCCACCTCGCCGAAGGGGCTGTCGTGGACCTGGAGCGCATCGCGCCTGCGACGCTGAAGGCCTACCAGCACCTCGCGGCGACGGTTGCCGCAGACTTTGGCTCCTGGCACCGCCACGCCGCCCACTGA
- the mshA gene encoding D-inositol-3-phosphate glycosyltransferase encodes MRVAMISMHTSPLEQPGTGDAGGMNVYVHNTATQLARQGTTVDVFTRATRPSQGEVVEVEPGYRVVNVVAGPYEGLEKDDLPTQLAAFSGGVVQFVRANNLDYDLIHSHYWLSGQVGWLLADLAGIPLVHTGHTWAAVKNAYATDASESEARRICEQQLVDNAGVLVVNTEDETNELARFYDVDPGKISVVSPGADTELYTPGTNRNTELARRHLGIPLHAKVVAFVGRLQDFKGPQVLIRAMGEVVRRGRVDGPLRVIICGGASGAGSSVERYRELAASEGIGGCTRFLGPRPPEELVSIYQAADIVAVPSYNESFGLVAVEAQATGTPVVAARVGGLPLAVADGETGLLVNGHGHEDWARALEQLFIDDPTRIHMGEQAVAHAKAFSWSASAEKLLGVYADTLNGYVPGEATRDAGGM; translated from the coding sequence ATGCGCGTCGCCATGATTTCAATGCACACCTCCCCGCTCGAGCAGCCGGGGACGGGAGACGCGGGCGGCATGAACGTCTACGTCCACAACACCGCCACTCAGCTGGCCCGTCAGGGCACCACGGTGGACGTGTTCACCCGCGCGACCCGCCCCAGCCAGGGCGAGGTGGTGGAGGTGGAGCCCGGCTACCGGGTGGTCAACGTGGTGGCCGGGCCCTACGAGGGGCTGGAGAAGGACGACCTGCCCACCCAGCTCGCTGCGTTTTCCGGCGGGGTGGTGCAGTTCGTCCGCGCGAACAACCTGGACTACGACCTCATCCATTCCCACTACTGGCTGTCCGGCCAGGTGGGGTGGCTCTTGGCGGACCTGGCCGGCATCCCGCTGGTGCACACCGGGCATACCTGGGCGGCGGTGAAAAACGCCTACGCCACAGACGCTTCAGAGTCGGAGGCGCGCCGCATCTGCGAGCAGCAGTTGGTGGACAACGCCGGGGTTCTGGTAGTCAACACCGAGGACGAAACCAATGAGTTGGCGCGCTTCTACGACGTGGATCCGGGGAAGATTTCCGTGGTCAGCCCCGGCGCGGACACGGAGCTGTACACGCCGGGCACGAACCGCAACACGGAGCTTGCGCGGCGCCACCTGGGTATTCCGCTGCACGCGAAGGTGGTGGCGTTTGTGGGCCGGCTGCAGGATTTCAAGGGCCCGCAGGTGCTGATTCGGGCGATGGGGGAGGTGGTGCGCCGCGGCCGCGTGGATGGCCCGTTGCGTGTGATCATCTGCGGCGGCGCGAGCGGCGCGGGTTCGTCGGTGGAGCGCTACCGCGAGCTCGCGGCGTCGGAAGGCATTGGCGGCTGCACCCGTTTCCTCGGGCCGCGGCCGCCGGAGGAGCTGGTGAGCATCTACCAGGCCGCGGATATTGTTGCGGTGCCCAGCTACAACGAGAGTTTCGGGCTCGTGGCGGTGGAGGCGCAGGCGACGGGCACCCCGGTTGTCGCGGCGCGCGTCGGCGGCCTGCCACTCGCGGTCGCGGACGGTGAGACTGGCTTGCTCGTCAACGGCCACGGCCACGAGGACTGGGCGCGGGCCTTAGAGCAATTGTTTATCGACGATCCCACGCGCATCCACATGGGCGAACAAGCCGTCGCCCACGCAAAAGCGTTTAGCTGGTCCGCCTCGGCGGAGAAACTGCTCGGTGTCTACGCCGACACCCTAAACGGCTACGTCCCGGGCGAAGCCACCCGGGACGCCGGCGGAATGTAG
- a CDS encoding phosphoglyceromutase codes for MGNGKLILVRHGQSEWNKSNQFTGWVDVDLTEQGEAEAVNAGTLMVEKGVLPDILFTSLLRRAIRTANITLNAADRHWIPVERNWRLNERHYGKLQGLNKAEIRDEFGEEQFMEWRRSYDTPPPEIDTDNEYAQTNDPRYAFLPEVPRTECLKDVVERFLPYYIDVIAPHAMAGKNVMVAAHGNSLRALVKYLDNISDEDIAGLNIPTGMPLVYEIDENGKVLNPGGTYLDPEAAEAGAAAVANQGQK; via the coding sequence ATGGGTAACGGAAAGCTGATTCTCGTTCGCCACGGGCAGAGCGAGTGGAACAAATCGAACCAGTTCACCGGCTGGGTGGACGTGGACCTCACCGAGCAGGGCGAGGCCGAGGCTGTGAACGCCGGCACGCTCATGGTTGAAAAAGGTGTCCTCCCGGACATCCTGTTCACCTCGCTGCTGCGCCGCGCGATCCGCACCGCGAACATCACGCTGAACGCGGCGGACCGCCACTGGATCCCGGTGGAGCGCAACTGGCGTCTCAACGAGCGTCACTACGGCAAACTGCAGGGCCTGAACAAGGCGGAGATCCGCGACGAGTTCGGCGAGGAGCAGTTCATGGAGTGGCGCCGCTCCTACGACACCCCGCCGCCGGAAATCGACACGGACAACGAGTACGCGCAGACCAATGATCCGCGCTACGCATTCCTGCCGGAGGTGCCGCGCACCGAGTGCCTGAAGGACGTGGTGGAGCGCTTCCTGCCGTACTACATCGACGTCATTGCGCCGCACGCCATGGCCGGTAAGAACGTCATGGTCGCAGCGCACGGCAACTCGTTGCGCGCGCTGGTGAAGTACCTGGACAACATCTCGGACGAGGACATCGCGGGGTTGAACATCCCGACCGGCATGCCGCTGGTTTACGAGATTGACGAAAACGGCAAGGTGCTCAACCCCGGCGGCACCTACCTGGACCCGGAGGCCGCCGAGGCCGGCGCCGCTGCTGTGGCGAACCAGGGGCAGAAGTAG
- a CDS encoding sensor histidine kinase, giving the protein MTPILAFLIGAALTVPAVLLSQWVLRWRARNRADDGVQDDTVAAVSQVLHLVTQGSPTGIAVINRSGNVMLSNARAHDMSIVHDGSVNPRVLEAAKEVLEQQEEHVLDLDLPQRTTGSRIRNVRALVAPLTLTDNLYAIVYGSDESENVRMENARRDFVANVSHELKTPVGGMALLAEALLQDPTDPEMVEYFGNKLQKEAHRMGEMITDLISLSKLQGAEALPDMAPVRVDDIVDDAVARNLVAAENHGIELTRGQRLGLRVMGERAMLTVAVSNLITNAINYSPSGQPVSVTQRLVRDNVVLIRVTDRGIGIAPEDQKRVFERFYRVDKARSRSTGGTGLGLAIVKHVVANHGGTIRLWSRPGTGSTFTIELPLYDPEAAGGTGTGTEKEE; this is encoded by the coding sequence GTGACGCCGATTCTCGCTTTTCTCATCGGTGCCGCGCTGACCGTGCCCGCTGTGCTGCTCAGCCAGTGGGTGCTTCGCTGGCGCGCCCGGAACCGGGCTGACGATGGCGTGCAGGACGATACTGTCGCCGCGGTCAGCCAGGTGCTGCACCTGGTCACCCAGGGCTCGCCCACCGGTATCGCGGTGATCAACCGCAGCGGCAACGTGATGCTGTCCAACGCGCGGGCCCACGACATGTCCATCGTGCATGACGGCAGCGTCAACCCCCGCGTGCTGGAGGCGGCGAAGGAGGTACTTGAGCAGCAGGAAGAGCATGTCCTCGACCTGGATCTGCCGCAGCGCACCACCGGCAGCCGCATCCGGAACGTGCGCGCGCTGGTCGCGCCGCTGACGTTGACGGACAACTTGTACGCCATTGTGTACGGCTCGGACGAGTCTGAAAACGTGCGCATGGAAAACGCGCGCCGCGACTTCGTGGCCAACGTCTCCCACGAGCTGAAGACCCCGGTGGGAGGTATGGCGCTTCTCGCGGAAGCGCTGCTGCAGGACCCCACGGACCCGGAGATGGTGGAATACTTCGGCAACAAGCTGCAGAAGGAAGCTCACCGCATGGGGGAGATGATCACGGATCTGATTTCCCTGTCCAAGCTCCAGGGCGCGGAGGCATTGCCGGACATGGCACCGGTGCGTGTGGACGACATCGTGGACGACGCGGTGGCGCGCAACCTGGTCGCCGCCGAGAACCACGGCATTGAGCTCACCCGCGGCCAGCGTCTTGGTCTGCGGGTGATGGGGGAGCGGGCCATGCTCACCGTGGCGGTGTCTAACCTGATCACCAACGCGATTAACTATTCGCCGAGCGGGCAACCGGTGAGTGTGACGCAGAGGCTGGTGCGCGACAACGTGGTGTTGATCAGAGTCACGGACCGGGGCATCGGTATTGCGCCGGAGGATCAGAAGCGCGTGTTTGAGCGGTTCTACAGGGTGGACAAGGCGCGCTCGCGCTCCACGGGCGGCACGGGGCTCGGGTTAGCCATCGTGAAGCATGTGGTGGCCAACCATGGCGGTACCATTAGATTGTGGTCGAGACCTGGGACAGGCTCAACGTTCACTATCGAGCTGCCCCTGTACGACCCTGAGGCCGCTGGCGGAACAGGAACAGGAACAGAAAAGGAAGAGTGA
- a CDS encoding response regulator transcription factor yields MTTILIVEDEESLSDPLAYLLRKEGFEAVVAADGQEGLDLFASQDIDLVLLDLMLPGMSGTDVCKKLRAESSVPIIMVTARDSEIDKVVGLELGADDYVTKPYSTRELVARIRAVLRRGPETEVVEEVDDQLLQGGRVTMDVERHTVLVDGQPVPMPLKEFDLLEYLLRNAGRVLTRGQLIDRIWGADYVGDTKTLDVHVKRLRTKIEAEPSRPTQLVTVRGLGYKFEA; encoded by the coding sequence GTGACAACCATTCTTATCGTTGAAGACGAGGAATCGCTGTCGGATCCTTTGGCCTACCTGCTGCGCAAGGAAGGCTTCGAGGCCGTCGTGGCCGCCGACGGGCAGGAGGGGCTAGACCTGTTCGCCTCCCAGGACATCGATTTGGTGTTGCTGGATCTGATGCTGCCGGGCATGAGCGGCACTGACGTGTGCAAGAAGCTGCGTGCGGAGTCGTCTGTGCCGATCATCATGGTCACCGCCCGCGACAGCGAGATCGACAAGGTTGTCGGCTTGGAACTGGGCGCGGACGATTACGTGACTAAGCCGTACTCCACGCGCGAGCTTGTCGCCCGCATTCGTGCGGTGCTGCGCCGCGGGCCGGAGACTGAGGTGGTGGAGGAGGTCGACGACCAGCTGCTGCAGGGCGGCCGCGTGACCATGGACGTGGAGCGCCACACGGTGCTTGTGGACGGCCAGCCGGTGCCCATGCCGCTCAAAGAGTTCGATCTTCTGGAGTACCTGCTGCGCAACGCGGGTCGTGTGCTCACCCGCGGCCAGCTGATCGACCGTATCTGGGGCGCGGATTACGTCGGCGACACCAAAACTCTGGACGTGCACGTCAAGCGCCTGCGCACCAAGATTGAGGCGGAGCCGTCGCGCCCCACCCAACTCGTCACCGTCCGCGGCCTCGGCTACAAGTTCGAGGCGTAA
- a CDS encoding Ppx/GppA phosphatase family protein: protein MRLGVLDVGSNTIHLVAVDAYSGSRPTPMSDWKQPLRLVELLDKKGNIEDKGIAKLVDAVQEASDLADNLKCEELVAFATSAVRSATNSQDVLKRVEKKTGVKLNILSGEEEARLTFLAARRWHGWSAGRITNFDIGGGSLEISTGTEEMPDLAVSLNLGAGRLTHEWFDTDPPERKKINMLRDYIDAELAGPAEQFKAMGEAGLAVGTSKTFRSLARLTGAAPSSAGPFVQRTLTAPGLRQLIAFISRMTAADRAELEGINSDRSHQIVAGALVAEAAMRALNVDKLEICPWALREGVILKRIDKGSLDAEQEANKGDDN, encoded by the coding sequence GTGAGATTAGGTGTATTAGATGTCGGCAGCAACACGATCCATCTCGTGGCGGTCGACGCGTACAGCGGTAGCCGCCCGACGCCGATGAGCGATTGGAAGCAGCCGCTGCGTCTCGTTGAGCTGCTGGATAAAAAGGGCAATATTGAGGACAAGGGCATAGCCAAGCTTGTCGACGCTGTCCAGGAGGCATCCGACCTCGCGGACAACCTCAAGTGCGAGGAGCTCGTGGCATTCGCCACCTCGGCGGTGCGTTCGGCCACCAACTCCCAGGACGTGCTCAAGCGCGTGGAGAAGAAGACCGGCGTGAAGCTGAACATCCTCTCTGGAGAAGAGGAGGCGCGCCTGACGTTTCTGGCGGCGCGTCGCTGGCACGGCTGGTCCGCCGGCCGCATCACTAACTTCGACATCGGCGGCGGCTCGCTGGAGATCTCCACGGGCACCGAAGAGATGCCGGATCTGGCCGTGTCTCTGAACCTGGGCGCGGGGCGTTTGACCCACGAGTGGTTCGACACCGACCCGCCGGAGCGCAAAAAGATCAACATGCTGCGCGACTACATCGACGCCGAGCTCGCCGGGCCTGCCGAGCAGTTCAAGGCGATGGGAGAGGCTGGTTTGGCCGTGGGCACGTCTAAGACGTTCCGCTCGCTGGCCCGCCTCACCGGCGCCGCGCCGTCGTCCGCCGGCCCGTTCGTGCAGCGCACGCTCACCGCGCCGGGTCTGCGCCAACTCATCGCGTTCATTTCCCGCATGACGGCCGCGGACCGCGCGGAGCTTGAGGGCATCAATTCGGACCGCTCCCACCAGATCGTCGCTGGTGCGCTGGTGGCGGAAGCTGCGATGCGTGCGTTGAATGTTGATAAGTTAGAGATCTGCCCGTGGGCGTTGCGCGAGGGCGTGATTCTTAAGCGCATCGACAAGGGGTCTTTGGACGCTGAACAGGAAGCTAATAAAGGAGACGACAACTAA